A window of the Phoenix dactylifera cultivar Barhee BC4 unplaced genomic scaffold, palm_55x_up_171113_PBpolish2nd_filt_p 000076F, whole genome shotgun sequence genome harbors these coding sequences:
- the LOC120104676 gene encoding uncharacterized protein LOC120104676 isoform X2, whose protein sequence is MTRASCSSACFPRRDLCEISEMFQKGRIQLESKVSGAPRTQLLFRRKTSQGLPFEKEHRFGRSWIDPSRSRKLDCKGWSLQKHYTPFIKAVANVAPNCLVPSEDDHKCNSNSLFGSDSYSQGYQSSNDVSSEQEDGEKLRRMRISRSNMGRVPWNKGRKHSAETLQRIRERTRIAMQDPKVKMKLLNLGHAQSEETRIKIGMGVREGWCRRRERLLVQEKCLSEWQKLIAEASRKGYAGEKELHWDSYEILDKQLNQEWLESIEKRKTMRRPKGSKRAPKSSEQRRKISEAISAKWADPAYRERVCTALAKYRGTCIGVESKPRRKPICEVPVRGESMKKKATQPEDINSKANVIRKATSRKPTNAAPSYKDPMARSNLEVIKKIREQREAMEARKGEAIDRAKEGCKSSRGGCIEKCSCTSFTFRKQEVDS, encoded by the exons ATGACGCGCGCTTCTTGTTCTTCTGCCTGCTTCCCGAGGCGCGATCTCTGCGAAATCTCCGAAATGTTCCAAAAGGGGAGGATTCAGCTGGAATCGAAGGTTTCTG GTGCACCAAGGACTCAGCTCTTATTTCGTAGGAAAACTTCACAGGGACTTCCATTTGAGAAGGAACACAGATTTGGCCGTTCATGGATTGACCCCAGTCGTTCAAGGAAGTTAGACTGTAAAGGATGGTCTCTTCAGAAACACTATACACCTTTCATCAAGGCAGTTGCTAATGTAGCACCAAATTGCTTGGTTCCCAGTGAGGATGACCATAAATGCAATTCCAATTCGCTTTTTGGTTCTGATTCATATTCTCAAGGTTATCAGTCTTCAAATGATGTTTCATCTGAACAAGAAGACGGGGAGAAATTAAGACGAATGAGGATTTCAAGGTCAAACATGGGGAGGGTTCCATGGAACAAGGGCAGGAAACACAGTGCAG AAACCCTTCAACGGATCCGAGAAAGGACCAGAATAGCAATGCAGGACCCTAAG GTTAAAATGAAGTTACTGAACTTGGGGCATGCCCAGAG TGAGGAGACAAGGATAAAAATTGGCATGGGAGTGCGAGAAGGTTGGTGCCGCCGCCGCGAGAGATTGTTGGTACAAGAAAAATGCTTGTCAGAGTGGCAAAAATTGATTGCTGAAGCCTCTAGGAAAggatatgctggtgaaaaggAGCTGCATTGGGACTCGTATGAAATTTTGGATAAACAATTGAATCAGGAGTGGCTGGAGAGCATTGAGAAGAGAAAGACAATGCGTAGGCCAAAAGGCAGCAAGAGAGCACCCAAATCCTCTGAGCAGCGGAGGAAGATCTCAGAGGCCATATCTGCCAAGTGGGCAGATCCT GCTTACCGTGAGCGGGTTTGCACTGCACTAGCAAAGTATCGTGGCACATGCATTGGGGTTGAAAGCAAACCAAGGAGAAAACCAATTTGTGAAGTTCCTGTTAGAGGGGAGTCCATGAAGAAGAAAGCTACTCAACCTGAAGATATCAACAGCAAAGCAAATGTTATCAGGAAAGCAACATCTAGAAAACCAACAAATGCCGCTCCATCATACAAAGACCCAATGGCAAGGTCCAATTTAGAGgtgataaagaaaataagagaacAAAGGGAAGCAATGGAAGCCAGGAAGGGAGAAGCCATTGATAGAGCAAA AGAAGGCTGCAAAAGCTCTCGAGGTGGCTGCATTGAAAAGTGCTCTTGCACAAGCTTCACTTTTAGAAAGCAGGAAGTTGATAGCTGA
- the LOC120104676 gene encoding uncharacterized protein LOC120104676 isoform X1 has translation MTRASCSSACFPRRDLCEISEMFQKGRIQLESKVSGAPRTQLLFRRKTSQGLPFEKEHRFGRSWIDPSRSRKLDCKGWSLQKHYTPFIKAVANVAPNCLVPSEDDHKCNSNSLFGSDSYSQGYQSSNDVSSEQEDGEKLRRMRISRSNMGRVPWNKGRKHSAETLQRIRERTRIAMQDPKVKMKLLNLGHAQSEETRIKIGMGVREGWCRRRERLLVQEKCLSEWQKLIAEASRKGYAGEKELHWDSYEILDKQLNQEWLESIEKRKTMRRPKGSKRAPKSSEQRRKISEAISAKWADPAYRERVCTALAKYRGTCIGVESKPRRKPICEVPVRGESMKKKATQPEDINSKANVIRKATSRKPTNAAPSYKDPMARSNLEVIKKIREQREAMEARKGEAIDRAKLLIAKAEKAAKALEVAALKSALAQASLLESRKLIAEAKWYVESTETGKISQHNRRDDASFSFYGPAKCVQTSLGTLNSDTTLDKKLVNGNHSHSVNNNNCIENTINKLRQQNGMKSGETPSTVETSENFTVIGQDNISINLQQNNVGRQSCTADPQEGQSVVNNSIGHGHLQCKEENKDETLQTGKGDSSITSATKTKKKWVRGRLVEVQED, from the exons ATGACGCGCGCTTCTTGTTCTTCTGCCTGCTTCCCGAGGCGCGATCTCTGCGAAATCTCCGAAATGTTCCAAAAGGGGAGGATTCAGCTGGAATCGAAGGTTTCTG GTGCACCAAGGACTCAGCTCTTATTTCGTAGGAAAACTTCACAGGGACTTCCATTTGAGAAGGAACACAGATTTGGCCGTTCATGGATTGACCCCAGTCGTTCAAGGAAGTTAGACTGTAAAGGATGGTCTCTTCAGAAACACTATACACCTTTCATCAAGGCAGTTGCTAATGTAGCACCAAATTGCTTGGTTCCCAGTGAGGATGACCATAAATGCAATTCCAATTCGCTTTTTGGTTCTGATTCATATTCTCAAGGTTATCAGTCTTCAAATGATGTTTCATCTGAACAAGAAGACGGGGAGAAATTAAGACGAATGAGGATTTCAAGGTCAAACATGGGGAGGGTTCCATGGAACAAGGGCAGGAAACACAGTGCAG AAACCCTTCAACGGATCCGAGAAAGGACCAGAATAGCAATGCAGGACCCTAAG GTTAAAATGAAGTTACTGAACTTGGGGCATGCCCAGAG TGAGGAGACAAGGATAAAAATTGGCATGGGAGTGCGAGAAGGTTGGTGCCGCCGCCGCGAGAGATTGTTGGTACAAGAAAAATGCTTGTCAGAGTGGCAAAAATTGATTGCTGAAGCCTCTAGGAAAggatatgctggtgaaaaggAGCTGCATTGGGACTCGTATGAAATTTTGGATAAACAATTGAATCAGGAGTGGCTGGAGAGCATTGAGAAGAGAAAGACAATGCGTAGGCCAAAAGGCAGCAAGAGAGCACCCAAATCCTCTGAGCAGCGGAGGAAGATCTCAGAGGCCATATCTGCCAAGTGGGCAGATCCT GCTTACCGTGAGCGGGTTTGCACTGCACTAGCAAAGTATCGTGGCACATGCATTGGGGTTGAAAGCAAACCAAGGAGAAAACCAATTTGTGAAGTTCCTGTTAGAGGGGAGTCCATGAAGAAGAAAGCTACTCAACCTGAAGATATCAACAGCAAAGCAAATGTTATCAGGAAAGCAACATCTAGAAAACCAACAAATGCCGCTCCATCATACAAAGACCCAATGGCAAGGTCCAATTTAGAGgtgataaagaaaataagagaacAAAGGGAAGCAATGGAAGCCAGGAAGGGAGAAGCCATTGATAGAGCAAA GTTATTAATTGCTAAAGCAGAGAAGGCTGCAAAAGCTCTCGAGGTGGCTGCATTGAAAAGTGCTCTTGCACAAGCTTCACTTTTAGAAAGCAGGAAGTTGATAGCTGAGGCAAAATGGTATGTTGAAAGCACAGAGACTGGAAAAATTTCCCAGCATAACCGTAGAGATGATGCATCCTTCAGTTTTTATGGACCAGCAAAATGTGTACAGACTAGTTTGGGAACTCTAAATAGTGATACAACATTAGATAAGAAGCTAGTAAATGGCAACCATAGCCACTCTGTTAACAACAACAACTGTATTGAGAATACCATCAACAAACTCAGACAGCAGAATGGCATGAAAAGTGGTGAGACTCCCTCAACAGTGGAGACTTCAGAAAACTTCACTGTGATAGGCCAAGACAATATTTCAATTAACTTACAGCAAAATAATGTTGGAAGACAATCATGCACTGCAGATCCACAGGAGGGTCAATCTGTAGTTAACAATTCTATTGGACATGGTCACTTGCAATGCAAGGAGGAAAACAAAGACGAAACTTTACAGACGGGAAAAGGGGACAGTTCCATAACCTCTGCAACCAAAACGAAGAAAAAGTGGGTGCGAGGGAGGCTTGTTGAAGTTCAAGAGGATTGA